Proteins encoded within one genomic window of Brassica rapa cultivar Chiifu-401-42 chromosome A09, CAAS_Brap_v3.01, whole genome shotgun sequence:
- the LOC103842873 gene encoding 40S ribosomal protein S12-2, with amino-acid sequence MSGDEAAAPVVVPPVAEPAAIIPEDMDLLTALELTLRKARAHGGVVRGLHESAKLIEKRVAQLCVLAEDCNQPDYVKLVKALCADHNINLLTVPSAKTLGEWAGLCKIDSEGNARKVVGCSCLVVKDYGEDTTALNIVKKHIESN; translated from the exons ATGTCGGG TGATGAGGCTGCTGCTCCCGTTGTTGTTCCTCCCGTTGCTGAGCCAGCGGCTATAATCCCAGAGGACATGGACTTGTTGACTGCATTGGAGCTGACTCTTAGGAAAGCTCGTGCACACGGTGGTGTTGTTCGTGGTCTCCATGAGAGCGCTAAGCTTATTGAGAAGCGTGTTGCTCAGCTCTGTGTCTTGGCTGAAGACTGCAACCAGCCCGATTACGTCAAGCTTGTCAAGGCTCTCTGCGCTGATCACAACATCAACTTGCTTACTGTTCCAAGTGCCAAGACCCTCGGTGAATGGGCTGGT CTCTGCAAGATTGACTCTGAGGGTAATGCAAGGAAGGTTGTTGGCTGCTCATGCCTTGTAGTCAAG GACTATGGCGAGGATACAACTGCCCTCAATATCGTCAAGAAGCACATTGAATCTAACTAA
- the LOC103842874 gene encoding factor of DNA methylation 1-like, translating to MDVPPPPDEESEISESEIDDYSQKPYLKLQTGHYKVKVNGTLRCPFCSGKKKQDYKYKELIAHASGVSKGSVSRSAKQKANHLALAKYLETELAGDHAEGLPRPYLPLSNESEPKPGDVYVWPWMGIVMNPLKETDDDKEVLLDSWYWLKRLSRFKPVDVNVFWIEQDCVIAVVAEFNSDWSGFASATELEKEFEREGCSKKEWVEKRGESESKAYGWCARAEDYNSEGVIGEYLSKEGKLRTVSDISQEKAEDRNSVLEELSSMIDMTNEDLNKVQYSYNETAMLLKRVKDQKKNLEEAYAEETKKMHQMSMRSIQKILEDKERLSNELEAKMLRLKNWSKELEKKEALTELERQKLDEEKKKNDAMNISLKLASHEQEKADQNVLRLVEEHKRQKDEAMSKILELKTQLDTKQTLEMEIQELKGKLQVMKHLGDADDEAVKQTMKEMNDKLEDRKSDLEQLEQMNSDLMTKERQSNFEIQAARKTLIARLTGLLGAESDIGVKRMGELENLEPFLNACKKRYSADEAMVEGVTLCSTWQKNINDSTWQPFKREGTGDKAIEVVDEEDEKLKKLKGEWGEEVHNAVKTALEEMNEYNPSGRYSTPELWNFEAGRKATLKEVISFISNDMKPVKRKRT from the exons ATGGATGTTCCACCTCCACCTGATGAAGAGTCCGAGATCAGCGAGTCAGAGATCGATGACTACTCCCAAAAACCCTACCTGAAACTCCAAACCGGGCATTACAAGGTTAAAGTAAACGGAACGCTGAGATGCCCCTTTTGTTCAGGCAAGAAGAAGCAAGACTACAAATACAAGGAGCTGATCGCACACGCCTCTGGTGTTTCCAAAGGATCCGTCAGCAGAAGTGCTAAACAGAAGGCTAATCATCTCGCCTTAGCTAAGTACTTAGAGACTGAACTTGCTGGTGATCATGCAGAAGGTCTTCCACGTCCTTATCTCCCTCTGTCAAACGAGTCAGAACCAAAGCCTGGTGATGTTTACGTCTGGccttggatggggattgtgATGAATCCTTTGAAAGAAACTGATGATGACAAGGAGGTTCTACTCGATTCGTGGTATTGGTTGAAGCGTCTCTCTAGGTTCAAGCCTGTTGATGTGAACGTGTTTTGGATCGAACAAGATTGTGTTATTGCGGTTGTTGCTGAGTTTAACAGCGACTGGAGTGGGTTTGCGAGTGCGACGGAGCTTGAGAAGGAGTTTGAGAGGGAAGGCTGCAGCAAAAAGGAGTGGGTAGAGAAGAGGGGAGAGTCAGAGTCCAAGGCTTATGGATGGTGCGCACGTGCGGAAGACTATAACTCTGAAGGGGTAATAGGTGAGTACCTCTCCAAGGAGGGGAAGCTAAGAACCGTTTCagatatttctcaagaaaaagCGGAGGATAGAAACAGTGTTCTTGAAGAACTTTCGAGTATGATTGATATGACTAATGAGGATCTGAACAAGGTTCAGTACAGTTACAACGAGACGGCTATGTTACTGAAGAGGGTCAAGGACCAGAAGAAAAACTTGGAGGAAGCTTATGCAGAAG AAACAAAGAAGATGCATCAGATGTCGATGCGCAGTATCCAGAAGATCCTAGAAGATAAAGAGAGGCTAAGCAATGAACTGGAAGCAAAGATGCTGAGACTAAAGAACTGGTCCAAAGAGTTGGAGAAAAAGGAAGCACTAACTGAACTGGAGAGACAAAAGTTGGATGAAGAGAAGAAAAAG AATGATGCTATGAACATTTCCCTCAAGTTAGCCTCTCATGAGCAGGAGAAGGCTGACCAGAACGTTTTGAGGCTTGTGGAAGAGCATAAG AGGCAAAAAGATGAGGCAATGAGCAAGATCCTTGAGCTTAAGACACAGCTAGACACCAAACAGACACTGGAAATGGAGATTCAGGAGCTGAAAGGCAAACTACAAGTGATGAAGCATTTGGGGGATGCTGATGATGAGGCGGTCAAGCAGACAATGAAAGAGATGAATGATAAATTGGAGGACAGGAAGTCTGACTTAGAACAGCTAGAGCAGATGAATTCAGACCTCATGACAAAAGAACGTCAAAGCAATTTCGAGATTCAAGCAGCTCGGAAAACATTAATTGCG cGTTTGACAGGGTTGTTGGGTGCCGAATCTGATATCGGGGTAAAGAGGATGGGAGAACTTGAGAACTTGGAGCCCTTCTTGAATGCTTGCAAGAAGAGATATTCTGCGGATGAAGCCATGGTTGAAGGTGTTACCCTTTGCTCCACATGGCAGAAGAACATCAATGATTCAACATGGCAACCGTTCAAACGTGAAGGAACCGGGGACAAAGCAATT GAAGTGGTAGACGAAGAGGATGAGAAGCTGAAGAAGCTTAAAGGAGAGTGGGGAGAAGAGGTGCACAACGCTGTTAAAACAGCTCTGGAGGAAATGAATGAGTATAATCCAAGTGGTCGATACAGCACCCCAGAACTTTGGAATTTCGAAGCAGGAAGGAAAGCAACATTGAAGGAAGTGATTAGTTTCATTTCCAACGATATGAAACCTGTGAAACGCAAAAGAACCTGA
- the LOC103842875 gene encoding Golgi SNAP receptor complex member 1-1, translated as MDVPSSWDALRKQARKIEAQLDEQMHSYRRLVSTKALIKSDGAESDLEAGIDLLLRQLQQVNAQMQAWVSSGGSEMVSHTLTRHQEILQDLTQEFYRHRSSLRAKQEHASLLEDFREFDRTRLDLEDGDGSTEQALLKENMGINRNTAQMDGVISQAQATLGTLVFQRSTFGGINSKLSNVTSRLPTVNTILSAIKRKKSMDTIILSLVAAVCTFLIFIYWLTK; from the exons ATGGACGTTCCTAGCTCTTGGGATGCTTTACGTAAACAG GCTAGGAAGATTGAAGCTCAGCTTGACGAGCAGATGCATTCATATCGCAGACTTGTTTCCACAAAGGCTTTGATAAAGTCAGATGGTGCAGAGAGTGACCTCGAAGCTGGGATTGACTTACTGCTAAGGCAACTGCAGCAAGTTAATGCGCAGATGCAAGCTTGGGTTTCTTCAGGTGGGTCAGAGATGGTCTCACATACTTTAACTCGTCATCAGGAGATCCTTCAAGATCTTACACAG GAGTTTTATCGACACCGATCAAGTCTTAGAGCAAAACAAGAGCATGCTTCACTTCTTGAGGACTTTAGAGAATTTGATCGGACTAGGTTAGACTTAGAAGATGGGGATGGCTCTACGGAACAAGCTCTTCTCAAAGAAAATATGGGAATCAACCGTAATACAGCTCAG ATGGATGGTGTCATTTCACAAGCTCAGGCAACACTTGGTACACTAGTGTTTCAGCGTTCAACTTTTGGAGGCATCAACTCTAAGCTTAGCAATGTCACCAGCCGTCTACCCACG GTGAACACTATTCTGTCAGCGATAAAGAGGAAAAAGTCAATGGATACAATCATTCTTTCACTAGTTGCGGCTGTATGCACATTTCTCATATTCATCTACTGGTTAACCAAGTAA
- the LOC103842876 gene encoding DCN1-like protein 4, which yields MRRSSAASKKKSDSITSSTTDLFRSGPSKATSKEMDRIDHLFNQYANTSSNLIDPEGIEELCSNLEVPHTDIRILMLAWKMKAEKQGYFTQEEWRRGLKALRADTLSKLKKALPELEKEVRRQSNFADFYAYAFRYCLTEEKQKSIDIETICQLLDIVMGSTFRAQVDYFVEYLKIQNDYKVINMDQWMGFYRFCNEISFPEMTEYNPELAWPLVLDSFVEWISEKQA from the exons ATGCGTCGTTCTTCTGCAGCATCGAAGAAGAAATCTGATTCCATCACATCTTCCACCACGGATCTCTTTCGCTCAg GTCCGAGTAAGGCGACGAGTAAAGAGATGGATCGAATAGATCATTTGTTTAATCAATACGCCAATACATCTTCCAATCTCATCGA TCCTGAAGGAATAGAGGAGCTATGCTCCAATCTGGAAGTCCCTCATACTGATATCAGAATCTTGATGCTTGCTTG GAAAATGAAAGCTGAGAAACAAGGTTACTTTACGCAG GAGGAGTGGAGAAGAGGTCTTAAAGCTTTAAGAGCTGATACACTCAGTAAACTGAAGAAAGCCCTTCCCGAGCTTGAAAAAGAG GTCAGAAGGCAATCAAATTTTGCAGATTTTTATGCGTATGCCTTCCGCTATTGTTTAACAG AGGAAAAACAGAAGAGCATAGACATCGAGACTATATGTCAACTCCTAGATATCGTCATGGGATCTACTTTCCGAGCCCAAGTTGACTACTTTGTCGAGTATTTAAAG ATCCAAAACGACTACAAAGTCATAAACATGGATCAATGGATGGGCTTTTACAGGTTCTGCAATGAG ATAAGTTTCCCGGAGATGACAGAATACAATCCAGAGCTTGCATGGCCATTGGTTCTCGACAGTTTTGTTGAGTGGATTAGCGAAAAGCAagcctga